In Aegilops tauschii subsp. strangulata cultivar AL8/78 chromosome 3, Aet v6.0, whole genome shotgun sequence, one genomic interval encodes:
- the LOC109779799 gene encoding uncharacterized protein — translation MPGFHVYPQASRLFGECSPDVSVVAPSTPAPAPIDLNATPVAGGSSSGGARKRARQMPADVLPDARNLFDGMPAAGEEDYMQNLIFEGGAPAAGYDPDETQSQDSQGAFTPTAGYDPDQAAFMRDQVGMDLDGFPLDHEFPDDYGQEEEDECDIEGEPLFEDKLANQAAGPKPKRKSKRTKAYTAAEDKLLCWRDIGQDPKTGFEQKHSTFWIRVHREFHERKKFPPYQIVSRRGWVSISK, via the coding sequence ATGCCCGGCTTCCACGTGTACCCGCAGGCATCCCGCCTCTTCGGGGAGTGCTCGCCCGACGTGAGCGTGGTGGCGCCTTccacgcccgcgcccgcgcccattGACCTCAACGCCACACCGGTGGCCGGTGGCTCGTCATCCGGAGGCGCGAGGAAACGCGCGCGGCAGATGCCGGCCGACGTGCTGCCGGACGCCCGCAACCTGTTTGACGGAATGCCGGCCGCCGGCGAGGAGGACTACATGCAGAACCTGATCTTCGAGGGTGGTGCGCCGGCTGCTGGCTACGATCCCGACGAGACACAAAGCCAGGACAGCCAAGGGGCATTCACGCCAACCGCTGGCTACGATCCCGATCAGGCGGCCTTCATGCGTGATCAGGTCGGCATGGACCTGGATGGCTTCCCACTTGACCACGAGTTTCCGGACGACTACGGgcaagaggaagaggacgagtgcGACATCGAAGGGGAGCCTTTGTTCGAGGACAAGCTCGCCAACCAAGCCGCCGGGCCGAAGCCGAAGCGCAAGAGCAAGCGGACTAAGGCATACACGGCGGCCGAGGACAAGCTTCTTTGTTGGAGAGACATTGGACAAGACCCCAAGACGGGCTTCGAACAAAAGCATTCAACTTTTTGGATTCGTGTCCACCGGGAGTTTCATGAGCGCAAGAAGTTTCCACCTTACCAAATAGTGAGCAGGCGCGGGTGGGTGTCCATTTCGAAGTGA